TTCCATGTTGGATGTgaaattttgtgtttgtttatttatttatttatttattgtatcttgtttatttattttattcttttacataaaattatatatatatatatatatatatatatatattaatatacatatataataaattactcataatattattaatatacttttaatagtatatttataactttctagtttttgaaaataaaaattggtcaagaatataaataaatttccaCGTATATGTTTAAAAggtttacaaatatattttaaatacatatgtatttaaaataaaaaaaattaatttatttaattaaaaattatattaaaaactaatggttaaatatatgttttagtcctcatatttgttctccattctcaattaggtcctcatgttttttttgtcccaattgcatgtaaatttgagacaattaagccctctccgttaactggaactaacgtcgtaggccaattgagaggACTTAATtctctcaaatttacaaatattaggatgcaattaggacaaaaaaaaaacagagagggcttaattgcctcaaattacaaatattaggatgcaattgggacaaaaataacatgaggacctaattgagaatgaaaaacaaatatgaggactaaaacatatatttaaccaaaactAATTGATATtaactcaaatttaatttttattattaagatcATCTTCTATATTACCAAAGAAccataatatgaataaaatgacTTCTTTTATTATCCacataatgaaattaaataatatatgttttatatttattttctcttaatttgtgtaataattattattaatctcCATCTTCTCAGCAttatatgcttttattttaatatttgtattaaatttcaagtatttttaatattattttgcgttgcatctaatattttttttattgaaaaaataaatcttataatCGAGGTTTTAATTACTACTGAATATATAGAATAGAGGGAGAACAAGGTTACATAATCGCAGTAGCAGCTTTTGGTTTCCCTCCACCGCAGCCTCGTTTTCTCTCCCTCCGTTCAAACATGGTAGcgatttctttcttttcttttctcttttctgttttcttcaTTCTGATTCTTTTAACAGTGATGAATTGGGTTGTGTTGTAGTTGTTCTTCTCGTACTTCAAGGATTTGGTGGGAAGAGAAGTAACTGTAGAGCTGAAGAACGATTTGGCCATCAGAGGGACATTGCATTCCGTTGATCAGTACCTCAACATCAAGCTCGAAAACACTCGCGTCGTTGATCAAGACAAGTACCCCCACATGGTATTCCATTTCTCTCTCTCGTTCTAGGgtttaatttagtttacttGGATGTAGAGTTTACGATTAAATGAATTTTCTTGTTGTCGAGGAGCCACTGATAACCCTTGTTCGTAgggtttctttctttcctttggaATAAAATCGGATTTTTGAGTCGGAACATTCTCTTAGGCTCTCTGTGTCTGATGTAGATATTGGATTTTTGAACTTTGAACTCACACCTGACCTTTCCCCCTTCCTCTTATCTAGATCATAACAACTCCAGTTTAACCacgtattaaaaaaataaattagattttttagtactctttaatttaaagtttgtttCAATTAAGTATGTTTAATAAGCATTGGACCCATGTTAAATAATAGGATTTTCTGTATCTGGGATTTGAATTGAGTATTGATGTGCCTTTTTTATTGGTTAATTTTGAATCGTTGTTGATTATGATTTTGAATTGTACATCAGTATATGTGAATTGGTAGTTGTGGTAGAAAACTTCATTTGAAAGCATGTAAAAGGGAAGTTGTCTTTTATATTTAGCATTTAGCGTACGTTCTCCAttagttttatgtttatatGCGATTGAGAGTGGTTTCAAGTTTCTTCTTATATCAATAAGTGGTCTCCCTCCTCCAGTAGTTTCTTTTTCAGGAAAACTTCATCTGTTCTGCTGTGCAGGCCTATATTTCTTGGTTACGATAGGAATCCTTATAAGTGTTGTTTATATCTACTgttatctaaaataataaatttattggtgACTGGAGTAGTGGTGCCTACACTCTGCAaggatttaaaataaaaagataaagagaaaaagttatGCCCTTGATACTTTACACTCTTCTATATGCCTGTTCATGTGTTTCTACGAAATGGACTTTCATTGATACATCAAATCTAAATGTCAAGGCATAACGGATTTATTAGGTGACGTTTGACTTCACCTAGAATAAGTCCGACTGAGGCTGTTAATGGTCAGCTTTCCTGCTTCCAATTTTCTCTTATGTTTTATGAATATGGAGAAATTGAAGTTGTTATAAATTGTATCTCGTAGATTATTGGAAATTGGAAAGTATGTGAATTGAGATTTTGGAGCTTATATATGTTTGGTACTTGCTGTTTTAAAGTGGATGCTCGATTGAATTAAAGTTATGTTGGTGTGCCATTAAGAAAATGAGTATAGTGAATTTGATGGTAGAAGATATAATAAGAAAGTATGGTGCCAAAATAGAATAAGATACTCACTTTTAGGATATCATTGCTAAACAGAGTGCTGAATTCTGATGTGCATACGAGGAAACCTTAGAATCAAGGAAGATTTATACCAAGTGGTCAAAGCTCCTCTTgaattaagaaagaagaaaaaagaaatatatgtcgCCAAGTTTTTTCTCCggttaattatttgatttagcTCCCTTAATTTGGTATATCTGACTTGAATACCTATAACGatggttatattttttattcttttggtaTTCTAGTTGGTAACGTGTGGGTGTTTGATGTCAGCTTTCAGTAAGAAACTGCTTCATCAGAGGTTCGGTAGTGAGATACGTGCAATTACCTCCAGAAGGGGTGGACATTGAATTGTTGCACGATGCCACTAG
The sequence above is drawn from the Vigna radiata var. radiata cultivar VC1973A chromosome 3, Vradiata_ver6, whole genome shotgun sequence genome and encodes:
- the LOC106757334 gene encoding sm-like protein LSM2: MLFFSYFKDLVGREVTVELKNDLAIRGTLHSVDQYLNIKLENTRVVDQDKYPHMLSVRNCFIRGSVVRYVQLPPEGVDIELLHDATRREARSG